A stretch of Megalobrama amblycephala isolate DHTTF-2021 linkage group LG14, ASM1881202v1, whole genome shotgun sequence DNA encodes these proteins:
- the ripply2 gene encoding protein ripply2 — protein MCQLAMCWRECDITPSPLRVSAARRERTVWHERACGYIRARDFSPNIILTGNIMEKITLTHGLNAEIKPWRPWVSKPSHGRRTAALKPYERPSADQQHFKVSTITHPVKLFWPKSQCFDYLYQDAEILLRNYPVQATICLYEDSDTDDDDDDDDEEDEKELN, from the exons ATGTGTCAACTCGCCATGTGTTGGCGGGAGTGTGACATCACACCTTCACCATTGCGCGTGTCAGCCGCGAGGCGTGAACGCACCGTTTGGCACGAGCGCGCGTGCGGGTATATAAGGGCTCGAGACTTCAGTCCGAACATCATTCTGACCGGAAACATCATGGAGAAAATCACTCTGACACACGGATTAAACGCTGAAATTAAGCCCTGGAGACCTTGGGTCAGTAAACCCAGTCATGGACGCAGAACTGCCGCTCTTAAG CCTTATGAAAGACCGTCCGCTGACCAGCAACACTTTAAAGTGTCCACCATCACACACCCTGTGAA GTTGTTCTGGCCCAAATCCCAGTGTTTCGATTACTTGTACCAGGACGCGGAGATTCTCCTGCGAAACTATCCGGTTCAGGCCACGATCTGCCTGTATGAGGACTCAgacactgatgatgatgatgacgatgacGATGAAGAGGATGAGAAAGAACTCAACTGA
- the mrap2b gene encoding melanocortin-2 receptor accessory protein 2B has product MTEYSNHSQSAGDYEWHYEYYDDEEPVSFEGLRANRYSIVIGFWVGLAVFVIFMFFVLTLITKTGAPHAEIPDPREKHHGLGDCVLEVGGSQAFSLPPLPDESRSLFHFYIHEEEQVKSDRDAVIGRGRSCGRVSAGLRLQGTTDEDEHFLSNFNIPNFVNSEQSSSVDDLLLCEPPIITGSQSPVPKSLEPAHPSYDVIQY; this is encoded by the exons ATGACTGAATATTCAAACCACAGTCAGTCCGCTGGAGATTATGAGTGGCATTATGAATACTATGATGACGAGGAGCCCGTGTCCTTCGAGGGACTGAGAGCAAACAGAT ACTCTATCGTGATTGGTTTCTGGGTCGGACTGGCTGTGTTCGTCATCTTTATGTTCTTTGTTTTGACCCTGATTACTAAAACTGGAGCTCCACATGCAGA GATCCCTGACCCGAGAGAAAAGCATCATGGTCTAGGTGACTGTGTGCTGGAGGTCGGCGGCTCTCAGGCCTTTTCTCTCCCGCCGCTGCCGGACGAATCACGTTCCCTCTTTCACTTCTACATCCATgaggaggaacaagtcaaatcCGACAGAGATGCTGTGATTGGCAGAGGGAGGAGTTGTGGGCGGGTCTCTGCTGGACTCCGCCTCCAGGGGACGACGGACGAAGACGAGCACTTCCTGTCCAACTTCAACATTCCAAACTTTGTGAACTCTGAGCAGAGCTCCAGCGTCGACGACTTGCTGCTGTGTGAGCCGCCAATCATCACAGGCAGCCAATCACCTGTGCCGAAGAGCTTAGAGCCTGCCCACCCTTCTTATGATGTCATCCAGTATTAA